The genomic DNA AGAAGAAAAAGAGAGGATTTTTGATAAATTATTAATGTCATTGTTGACTGAGAAAGAAATATTGGTGACATATTTTGAAAATGGCTACATCCTTACTAGCTACATGACAGTGGTACATATAAATCCGCTAAAGCACATTATAATGTGCACTGACGCATTTTATAAAACTTACGTATTTAATACTACGGATATTATTGAAATAACGTAAAGTAAGCTGAATTTTAACTTTTAGCTTACTTTACGTTATGTTAGATGTGGAACAGAAAAAATGAAACGAAAAAGCAGCTAGCTTCATACTAGCTGCTGAGCCCCAGGGAAAGGGAGAAAAAGATAGGGTACTCCAAAAATCAACAATAGCTGTGTAACAGCCTGATTATAGTATAGACAAATTTTAAATTTTTAAACAGAACGATGAAAAAATAGGATTAGGCTGTACCAACTTGATTTTGATCTGCAAGGTCAGAATCAAATGTATTAGTCGCACTCACACCGTTAAAAGTATTAACAACAAAACCAACGTTTGAAGCACCAGATCCATTATAAGCCTTCGTATTTTCTTTCGGAGAGACGTTGTAGAAATCCCCTAAGTTAAATGAACCGTTACTATTTTGTACAACTAAATTCCCTACAACTGAGGGCATAGTTTTCACCCACTTTACAATCATTTGTTAACACTATTATATGGTCTTATAGTCCAAATGGTTCATGTAAAAAAATTGTGGAATAGTAAAACGTTTGAAGTGTAGCTCATAATAAAAGTGTGTTAAACTGAATGTAAGGTTTAGTAACTAAAATGCAATTGTATAATTATTATATACGAAAACAAAGGAGGCAAAATGTAATGAATAATGTTATAAAAAAAGTAGATTTAACAGATGCAAAATCAAGTAATCTTGTTGCACTTATTTATAGCAATGAAGTTATATTGGTTGAAGAAGCATTTTGTCCAAATGAAATAAAATTAAAGTTTAATGAAATTGCAATTTTATCATCTATTAAAACAGCGCATATAATGAAAGTATCTATCAGAAAAGAACTTGAAGCAATTTTTCATGACACGGGTGTTTTATTGGTGAAGCATAGTGTTGAGTATGGAAACAGTCAATCTATCACCATGCATTTTGAACAATTTAAAAAGTTGCAATATGAGATTGAGAAATTAAATAAAAGTATGTGATGAGACTAGATGAAGATTTTAAAAGTAATACCGAGATAAATAATGAATTCTTTAATATATAAACAAAAAGAGTAACTGTTATGGTTACTCTTTTTGTTTATATAAAAATTCTTACTAAAGTATGAAATGATTTCATACTTTAGTAAATGGTTGAATGAAAAGGGTGAGTGTAAAATATTGTAAAGGTGGAGATGGGCTTGAAGCGAAACAACATTGGGAAAATTGTAATTATAACAGGAGTGACGCAAGGTTTAGGGCGTGCAATGGTTGATCGATTTCATGAATTGGGATGGAGTATAATTGGCTGTGGACGTTCAAAAGATAAAATTGAAGAATTGAAAAGATATTACGGTAAGACACATGATTTTCAAATCATTGATGTTTCAGATTCTCAGTAAGTAAGTAGTTGGGCAAACTATATACTTAATAGTAATAAAGCACCCGATTTATTAATAAATAACGCATCGATCGTTAATAAAAATGCGCAATTGTGGAAAGTTCCAGCTCAAGAATTTGAAAATATAATGAATGTAAATGTAAATGGTGTAGTAAATGTAATAAGAGCATTTGTTCCGGCGATGGTAGCCAGGAAAGAAGGAATTATTATTAATATGAGTTCTAGCTGGGGAAGAGAAGGTGAAGCTGAGCTTGCACCATACTGTGCCTCGAAGTTTGCAATTGAAGGTATCACGAAATCAATGGCACTGGAATTGCCTCATGGTATGGCTGTTGTTGCTTTAGATCCGGGTGGAAGTATTAGCACGCCAATGCTATATTCATGTGCACCACAGTATGTAAATGAATCGCCTACACCTGAAATGTGGTCACATCACGCAATTCAATATATATTGAATATAACAATGGATAAAAATGGATATTCATTGACTTGTCCAGCGTGCGTATGAAAATCAGTATCTTTTAAGTATTTATATTATTAGTGATAAACGCTTTGCTCAAAAAAAAGTACCTTAAAGGTGCTTTTTTGTATTAGTAACACATTATAGAATGCACAAAATTACATATAGAAAATAAATATGAGATAGAGGATGCCATTTGTGTATGTCGAAAGTACTAGAAAATTTTTAAATAGGTGATAAGAATGAACCTAAGCGGTTTAAAAGTGACAGGAGCGTGGTTTCAAGTAGGAGGAAATCTTACAGCGGCTATTGGGACTACAAGAGGATTTATTGGAGAAGAGGAAGTTGAATCAGATCTTGTAATTGTAGGAAGCTTATTACAAGCCCTCGGGTATATATTACAAATTATAGCGAGTAATGATAACGAAGATGAAGCTGAAAGAGAAAACCAAAATAAGTGTTTGGAGAATAAGAGTGAAATGCTCGATAAAATGGGCATTGAATTATTGGCATTAGGGAATATATCAAATGTAATAGGAACATATTTTAACATAAATGAACAATTGAAAGAGAATGATTATCTCATAATTGTAGGGAATAGTTTACAATCGATTGGAGCTTTTTTAGGAGTAGAAGCGGCTTTACTTCAGATGAAAGCGATACAGAGAATTATAATACTAGGCAATTCTTTGCAAAGTTTAGGCGCTGGACTTCAAGCGTATCAAGGTATTGTTAATGTATTGAAGAATGGAATAGAAGATGACGATAATATGGTTGATAATAAAAATGAGAGAATAATAGCGCTTATTGGTATTTGGATACAAGCAATAGGAACTATTATTTCTGCAATTGGATTAACTATAATAGAGAAAGAAGAAAGATTAGAAAAAATAAAAATATGAAATTGTTTTTTTAAAGGGGGTATGTAAAATTACAATTTTACATACGTAGAAAAGTTGAAGTGGTAGGTTTTTTTGCATTGGAATAGAATATATAACAGTAGAAAAGTTATTAGTGTATGAAGAGAGATAAAAAATACAAAACAAGGAGTTTTCAAGAGATGATGTATGTATTGGCAATTATTCTTCCACCTGTAGCCGTATTATTTTGTGGAAAACCATTTCAAGCAATAATTAATTTCATATTAACATTAATATTTTGGGTTCCAGGGGTTATACATGCGATATTAGTTGTGCATGATAAAAAAGCAGATCGGCGATTAAAAAAACAAATTCAAGCATATGATGAAATTAATAAGAGGAATAGAAGGTAATTGGATCGTGAAACTATATAAAAAAGAAAGGAGGATAATATTATCCTCCTTTCTTTTTATATAGTGGTTAAGTTTAAATTTTTGTGTAGCGGTAAGAATTTTTAATATAAGTATTGTGATAATAACTTTTAGAGTGTGCGTTTAATAAACTAGTGTAAATGTTTTGAGGTACGTTAAAGAAATCATACATTCCATGCTTTAATTGAATGCGTAAAATCATTGAAAAAGGATTATAGCCAACAGCAACTATATTTTTTGAGATAACGGGAGATAATTTCATTATTACGCAACTCCTTATTTTTCAGTTTTGATGATTTCTAGTAGATATTGAGGTTGTGGTATTGAAATCCTTATAATTAAAGAGGTATTATACTTATATGCAATATATTAAATGTTTGTTATACGTAATCATAAGGAAGTTCACACGAAGTACATATCGTTGTGCTATTTTTATTTCACCTTTGATTTATAAATAAGAAAATATTGACCATTTGAAAAAAAGGTATATTATTTATACGAGGTATTAAAAATTCACTTTTTATATTCTATGCTTTAAGGGGCAGCATTATTAGGAAATATGGAAGTGAAAATAGTTTGTAAAAGAAGTATTCTAAAATTTATAATCTGTGAATTAGGAAAATATTGAATGCTCCAGGTCAATATACTTTTTTAATTAAATTCATTTTAGAAAGTGACCTCAATATTTTGAAGTAAATCAACGGGAGAATTGAAAGGCAGGAGAAAGTAACATGTCAGAAAATTATCGTTCTCGAGAGGAGCGACGACAAGTTAAAAAGAAAAAACAGCCAGCTTCTAAAACACAAAAACCAAAAGGTAAAACATCATTCTTTCGCAAGTTTTTAATTACTTGTTTATTACTAGGTATTGTTGGTTTAGTGGCGGGGGTTGCTACCTTTTTCGTAATGATTAAGGATGCACCAAAACTTGAGAAAGCAAAACTTGTTAATCCGTTATCCTCAAAAATTTATGATAAAAATGGCGATTTGGTATATGAATACGGGAAAGAAAAACGGACAAATGTTACGTATGATCAAATTCCTAAATTAGTAGAAAATGCATTTTTAGCAACAGAAGATGCACGTTTTTACGAACATAGCGGAGTAGACTTTAAAGGTACTGCCCGTGCTGTTTTGGTAAGTCTTAAAGGAGATTACGGTTCACAAGGTGGAAGTACGATAACACAGCAGGTTATTAAAAACTACTTCTTATCGATGGAAAAAACATCAAAACGTAAGGTTCAGGAAATATATTTAGCGTATAAGCTAGAACAACAGTATTCAAAACATGAAATTTTAGAAATGTATTTAAATAAAATTAACTTAGGAAACCGTTCATATGGAATCGCAACAGCAGCACAGAACTACTATGGTAAAGAATTGAAAGATTTAACATTACCAGAAGTTGCGATGCTTGCAGGTTTACCAAAAGCACCGAATAACTATGATCCGACGAAAACAGAAAATATTCAAAGAGCAACAGAAAGAAGAGATGTTGTACTAAAATTAATGAATCGACATGGTTATATTACGAAAGCAGAAATGGAAGAAGCTTCGAAAGTTAAAGTAACAGATGGACTTAAGACTGCAACTGTACAGGCAATGCCATATCCTGCATTTATGGATGCGGTTGTGAAAGAAGTTGAAAAGGAATTGCCAGATGCTAATATTGGTTCTGACGGTTTAGAAATTTATACAACTTTAGACATAGAAGCACAAAAGGCTGCCGACAGGATATTAGATACTAATATTATTAATTATCCAAATGATAAATTCCAAGGTGCTTTCACATTTATGGATACGAAAACAGGTGAGGTTCGTGCTATAGGTAGTGGGCGCGGTGAAAATAAAGCAGTATTTAAAGGGCATAATATGGCAATTGAATTAGATCGTGCAGCTGGTTCAACTATGAAGCCAATCTTTGATTACGGTCCTGCAATTGAATATTTAAAATGGGCTACGTATCATCAAATTGATGATTCTCCATTTAAATATTCAACTGGACAAGAACTTCGAAATGCGGACAGAAGTCATTTAGGCCCAATTACTATGCGTGAAGCGTTAAAAATGTCACGTAACGTTCCAGCAGTTAAAACTGCAAAAGAAGTAGGACTTAATAAATCAAAGGAATTCTCTGAGAAATTAGGTATTACATTTAATAAAGCGCCGGCAGAATCTACAGCTATTGGTACAAACGAAGTATCACCAACAGAAATAGCGGGTGCTTATGCGACATTTGGTAATGGTGGAAAGTATACGAAACCGCATTTTGTTAAGAAAGTAGTTTATCCAGACGGCAAATCACAAAGTTTTGGACAAAAACCAAAACAAGTTATAGCTGATTCTACAGCATATATGATTACTGATATGCTTCGCTCAGTAGTGACATCAGGTACTGGTACAGCGGCAAATATTAGTTCTTTAGATGTAGCTGGTAAAACGGGTACAACAAACTATGATTCAAAACAATTAGCGAAATTTAATATTCCAGAAAGTGCAACTCGTGATAGTTGGTTTGCAGGTTATACGCCGCAATATACGATGGCGGTATGGACTGGATATATGAAAGATGGTAAAGACGAGTATATTAGTAGTAAAAATACGAAAATCGCACAGTTGATCTTTAAAGAAATGATGAGTGAGTTTGCTACTGACAAATCACGCTTTAAAATGCCAAGTAGTGTTATTCAAGAAGGTAGCGAGCTACGTATAAAAGGTGAAAAACGTGATTCTTCTCCAAATACGAGCGTACCAGACACGACAGAACAACCAAAACAAGATCAGCAGCAAAAAACTGAAGAAGAGAAAAAGCAAGAAGAATTAAAGAAACAAGAAGAACTGAAAAAACAAGAAGAACAAAAGCAACAAGAAGAACTTAAGAAGCAAGAAGAACTTAAGAAGCAAGAAGAACAAAAGAAACAAGAAGAGCAAAAGCAACAAGAAGAACAAAAGAAACAAAATGAACAAAATAATGGAGGAGGCCAAGGAACCACACCTCCAGCAAATAATGGAGGAGGCCAAGGGAATACGACACCTCCAGCAAATAATGGAGGAGGTCAAGGGAATACGACACCTCCAGCAAATAACGGAGGGGGCCAAGGAAATACGACACCTCCAGCAAATAACGGAGGGGGCCAAGGAAATACGACACCTCCAGCAAATAATGGAGGAGGTCAAGGGAATACAACTCCACCAGCGACAACACAACCAGATACAGGTGGTAATGCAGGAGAAGTCCCTGCTAATAATGGACAATAAGAAAATTTCATGAAAATATTAAAAAGCACTTAAGGTTTGTAAAAATTACAATCTTAAGTGCTTTTTTCATTTAAATACAGTAGCTACGAGATGATGTATTTTAAATATTAAAATGTACCATAGAAGTTTTGGGGAAAAATTGAAGGGGAATGATGAAAAACTTGAGACTGAGGTAGTGGAGGATAACTGTGGCTATGAAAGGTGGTACTACTTGGATGTGCGCCATGATGTCAAAATGAGGGAGTAACTTGATCGGGAATTTGATATTGTTGCCATGTTGCGGGAAGTTCAATTCCTACATCGGAACTAGCAGTATGAACTGCAGGAACGTGTATCCCAGGAGTCGAAGGGACTACGGCAGTTACTCTTGAAGATACCCACATAAAATAATCAATCCTAATTTGTGATAATAAAGTAGTATATTCTTTTCACACATATAAAGGTACATATAGATAGGACTTTAGGCTAAAACATACGTATAAAGTTGTAAGACCAATTTAAAATGATGATGGACCATTTATTATAAAAAGATACGTCTATTTACGGAAGGCAAAGGAACAAAGAAGCTGTAAAATGGAGGTGTTAATTGCAATAACTTACGTGTTTATGGAGGAATTCTAATGGAAAGATTATGGACGAAATCATTTATTCAAATGACTTTCGCAATGTTATTTTTATTTACAGGATTTTATTTACTTGTTCCAACGCTCCCGCTCTTTATTAAAGAGATAGGTGGCAATGAATCACAAGTTGGACTTATGATGGGAATGTTTACAATAGCTGCAGTTGTAATACGACCGGTTATTGGAGGGATGTTAGATCGATATGGTAGAAGATCTTTTATTATTTTCGGACTCATCTTTTTTGGGTTAACGATGTATTCTTATAATTTAGCGTCGACTATTGTCCTTTTAGCTGTTTTACGTGTTATTCACGGAGTAACATGGGCTGTTTCTACAACAGCTGTTGGAACAGCGATAACTGATATGATTCCAGATTCACGCCGTGGTGAAGGCATGGGTTGGTATGGGATGGCTATGACAATTGCAATGGCAATCGGCCCGATGATTGGATTATCGGTTGTACAAAATTATTCATTTCACGGCCTTTTCTTGTTAGCAACTCTTTTATCCTTTATGGCAGTCGTATTATCGTTAATGACGAAAATGCCATTTACAGCACAAAAAGAAAAAGGGAAAATGCAATTGTTTGAAAAATCCGTTTTATCCATTACGATTGTCGTTTTCTTTTTATCATTTGCATATGGAGGGATTACGACGTTTTTACCGCTATTTGCATCGTCAATTGATGTGAATCCTGGGACATTCTTTCTTGTATATGCAGTTGCATTAACAATTATAAGACCAATTTCAGGGAAACTATTAGATAAATTTGGAGAAGTATTCATCATACTCCCAGCATTATGCATTACTATTTTAGCTATCGTTGTATTAACTCTTTCAAATGGTTTGACGGGTGTAATGATTGCAGCGATATTATACGGTATTGGATTTGGCTCAGCACAACCAGCTTTGCAAGCGGCGATGCTTACAATAGTTGATTCGAGCAAAAGAGGGGTTGCTAACGCTTCATTTTTTACTGCATTTGATTTAGGAATTGGATTGGGTGCAATTTTACTTGGAGTTGTTTCGCAAATGTTTGGTTACCGTATTTTATTTGCGGGTAGTGCAATTTCAGGATTAATTGCTTTAATTATTTTTATCGTTCTTGTAAAACAACGATTAAGTAAAAAAGAATTTGCGTAAACTGGAGGAACAAAGATGAAAATTTCAATTGATCATAAAGCTCTACAATGGTTTAAAGAAGAGTTACGTATAAAGCATGGTGAATCTATACGGTTTAATGTAAGATACGGTGGAGATAGCTCGATTCAGCCTGGCTATTCTTTAGGGATTGTTGCGGAGAAACCAGATGGGGGAATCGTGTCAGTTGAGAAAGAAGGCATTCTATTTTTTGTGGATGTTGATGATCTTTGGTACTTTCAAAACTATGATTTAGTTGTAGATTATCATGAGGAAACAGAAGAAATTCAATTTAATTACGTAAAATAATAACTTTATTAAAAATAAATAAATTGTATATGAAAATTATATTTAGAGAATAGTGAAATAAATATAATGCAAAAAACGAGCTGTATATGTTTACAGTTCGTTTTTTTATTTAGTAAAAGGAATTATAGAATAGATATATTTAATGGGATTATATGAATCAACTTTATATTTTGTTTTAAAGATAGATAGAGAGAAGTCTGTCCTTTCTTTATAAAATATGAAAATTATTTTTGAAAAATTGTATTGTTACATCGATAAAAGTATAGGAAACTTATCATTATAAAATAAATTGAAATCTTCTAAAAACTCTGATACATTGAAATAGAAATGTAGTTTCACAACATTGTAAAGGCTTACAGTTATGTGCACGAAGATCTATTAGGATTGGAGGAAATAATGATGAAAGCTGAAGAAAAATTTTCCCCGGGATTAGATGGTATAGTGGCAGCGGAGACGAAGATCTCGTTTCTTGACACAGTGAAAGGTGAAATTGTAATTCAAGGGTATGATTTAATCGAACTCTCAAAAACAAAAGAGTATTTAGACATTGTGCACCTTTTATTGGAAGAACATCTACCGAATGAAGATGAAAAAGCAACACTTGAAAACAAATTAAAAGAAGAATATGCGGTACCAGAAGGTGTATTCAACGTATTAAAGGCATTACCGAAAGAAACGCACCCTATGGATGGATTGCGTACAGGTGTGTCCGCACTAGCTGGTTATGATAATGATATCGAAAACCGTTCATTAGAAGTAAACAAAAGCCGTGGGTACAAGCTGTTAAGTAAAGTACCAAACATTGTAGCGAATAGCTATCATATTTTAAATAATGAAGACCCAATCGAACCTCTTAAGGAATTATCATATAGCGCGAATTTCTTCTATATGTTAACAGGTAAAAAACCAACGGAACTTGAGGAGAAGATCTTTGATCGTTCCCTTGTTTTATATAGTGAACATGAAATGCCAAACTCTACATTTACAGCACGCGTTATTGCATCAACGCAATCTGACTTGTATGGTGCTTTAACTGGTGCGGTTGCATCACTAAAAGGAAGCTTACATGGTGGTGCAAATGAAGCGGTTATGTACATGCTTTTAGAAGCTGGTAATGTTGAGAAGTTTGAAGAGTTGTTACAGAAGAAATTATATAACAAAGAAAAAATTATGGGCTTTGGACACCGTGTTTATATGAAGAAAATGGATCCAAGAGCTTTAATGATGAAGGAAGCTTTAAAGCAGTTATGTGATGTCAAAGGTGATTATACACTATATGAAATGTGTGAAGCTGGAGAAAAGATTATGGAGAAGGAAAAAGGAATTTATCCAAACCTTGATTATTATGCAGCTCCAGTATATTGGATGCTTGGTATTCCAATTCAACTTTACACACCAATCTTCTTTAGCTCTAGAACAGTAGGACTATGTGCGCACGTGATTGAGCAACATGCAAATAATCGATTGTTTCGTCCGCGTGTAAATTATATTGGCGAGCGACATGTGCTTAGTAAATAAGAACAACTGGGGAGTTGTTAGCGCCGCCCGCCAGATGGGTGTTTGACCGACACCCATCATTAATAATAACGAATTTTCGACAGAAAGGGAAGATTAGCATGATTAAAACAAATGAAATTAAACAAAAAGATGCATTATTAGAAGAAATTACGGATTATGTATTAAATAAAGAGGTTACTAGTGCAGAAGCATTTAGTACTGCTCGCTATGTATTATTAGATACACTTGGATGCGGAATTTTAGCACTTCAATATCCAGAGTGTACGAAATTATTAGGACCAGTTGTACCAGGAACAATCGTGCCAAACGGTACACGTGTACCAGGAACGTCTTACGTACTAGATCCAGTGAAAGGTGCATTCAATATTGGATGTATGATCCGTTGGTTAGACTATAACGATACTTGGCTTGCAGCAGAATGGGGACATCCATCTGATAACTTAGGCGGAATTTTAGCAGTTGCAGATTATATTAGCCGAGTTCGTATTTCAGAAGGAAAAGAGCCGTTAAAAGTACGTGAAGTATTAGAAATGATGATTAAAGCTCATGAAATTCAAGGTGTACTTGCTTTAGAAAACAGCTTAAACCGTGTTGGTCTTGACCACGTATTATATGTAAAAGTAGCAACAACTGCTGTAGTTGCGAAAATGCTTGGTGGAACACGTGAAGAAATCTTTAATGCATTATCGCATGCGTGGATTGATAATTCTAGTCTTCGTACATATCGTCATGCTCCAAATACTGGATCACGTAAATCATGGGCAGCAGGTGACGCAACGAGCCGCGGTGTTCATCTTGCAATGACTGCTTTAAAAGGTGAAATGGGTTACCCTACAGCATTATCTGCACCAGGCTGGGGATTCCAAGATGTATTATTTAATAAACAAGAATTAAAATTAGCAAGACCATTAGAGTCTTATGTAATGGAAAATGTATTATTTAAAGTATCATATCCAGCAGAATTCCATGCACAAACAGCTGCAGAATGTGCTGTAAAATTACATCCGGAAATTAAAGAAAGATTAGATGAAATTGACCGAATTACAATTACAACTCATGAATCAGCAATTCGTATTATTGATAAAGAAGGTCCATTAAATAACCCAGCTGATCGTGATCATTGCTTACAATACATTACGGCAATTGGTTTATTAAAAGGAGATATCGTTGCGAATGATTATGAGGATGCAGTAGCAAATGATCCACGTGTAGATGAATTACGTAATAAGATGGTTGTTGTTGAAAACAAACAGTACAGTTTAGATTACCTTGACCCGAACAAGCGCTCAATCGCCAACGCTGTTCAAGTTCATTTCAAAGATGGCACTGTAACAGAAAGCGTGGAATGTGAATATCCACTTGGTCACCGTTTCCGTAGAGACGAAGCAATTCCAAAAGTTGTTCAAAAATTCACTGCAAATATGGCAGGTCATTATTCTAATAAGCAACAAGAACAAATTCATGAAGTTTGTTTAAATGAAGAAAAACTAGAAAATATGAATGTAAACGAATTTGTAGATCTATTCTTAATTTAATAATAGGGGGAATCTAAAATGGCTTGGGTTGTGGATAAACAGTCAACACAAGAAGAGCTTGCGAATCGCTTCCGAGCTTTAGTAGAAGCAAATGAAATTTTACAAATTCCAGGTGCTCATGATGCAATGGCAGCTCTTGTTGCGAAAAATACAGGTTTTTCAGCTCTTTATTTATCGGGAGCTGCTTATACTGCAAGTAAAGGGCTACCAGATTTAGGAATCGTGACGTCTACTGAAGTAGCAGAGAGAGCAAAAGATTTAGTAAGAGCTACAGATTTACCAGTTCTTGTTGACATTGATACTGGATTTGGTGGTGTACTAAACGTAGCGAGAACAGCGGTAGAAATGTTGGAAGCAAAAGTAGCAGCTGTTCAAATTGAAGATCAACAATTACCAAAAAAATGTGGACATTTAAATGGTAAGAAACTTGTTACGACAGAAGAATTAGTTCAAAAGATTAAAGCAATTAAAGAAGTTGCACCAAGCTTATATATTGTAGCGCGTACAGATGCTCGCGGCGTAGAAGGCTTGGATGAAGCGATTGAAAGAGCGAACGCCTATGTAAAAGCAGGTGCAGATGCGATATTCCCTGAAGCGCTTCAATCAGAAGAGGAGTTCCGTCTATTTAATAGTAAAGTAAATGCACCTTTACTTGCGAATATGACTGAGTTCGGGAAAACACCGTATTATAGCGCAGAGGAATTTGCGAATATGGGCTTCCAAATGGTTATTTATCCTGTAACTTCACTTCGTGTTGCAGCGAAAGCGTATGAAAATGTGTTTACTTTAATTAAGGAAACAGGTTCTCAAAAAGATGCACTTTCAAATATGCAAACGAGAAGTGAGTTATATGAAACAATTTCATATCATGACTTTGAAGAACTAGATACTGGAATTGCAAAAACAGTATTATCAGAGGAACAATAGATAAAACAACTAAGGCGATGAGAATACATCTTTGGCAAAACGAACTGCTTGATGTGAAAATTCATCGCCTTCTGTTTTCAAAAATAAGATATTCCACTCATCGTAGACGAGC from Bacillus basilensis includes the following:
- a CDS encoding YolD-like family protein; protein product: MNDVKVQKEEREWVPFTVMSEQLLSMRKVIGEKFKVQKPLLTKEEKERIFDKLLMSLLTEKEILVTYFENGYILTSYMTVVHINPLKHIIMCTDAFYKTYVFNTTDIIEIT
- the gerPF gene encoding spore germination protein GerPF — translated: MPSVVGNLVVQNSNGSFNLGDFYNVSPKENTKAYNGSGASNVGFVVNTFNGVSATNTFDSDLADQNQVGTA
- a CDS encoding YqaE/Pmp3 family membrane protein, with protein sequence MMYVLAIILPPVAVLFCGKPFQAIINFILTLIFWVPGVIHAILVVHDKKADRRLKKQIQAYDEINKRNRR
- a CDS encoding KTSC domain-containing protein produces the protein MKLSPVISKNIVAVGYNPFSMILRIQLKHGMYDFFNVPQNIYTSLLNAHSKSYYHNTYIKNSYRYTKI
- a CDS encoding PBP1A family penicillin-binding protein produces the protein MSENYRSREERRQVKKKKQPASKTQKPKGKTSFFRKFLITCLLLGIVGLVAGVATFFVMIKDAPKLEKAKLVNPLSSKIYDKNGDLVYEYGKEKRTNVTYDQIPKLVENAFLATEDARFYEHSGVDFKGTARAVLVSLKGDYGSQGGSTITQQVIKNYFLSMEKTSKRKVQEIYLAYKLEQQYSKHEILEMYLNKINLGNRSYGIATAAQNYYGKELKDLTLPEVAMLAGLPKAPNNYDPTKTENIQRATERRDVVLKLMNRHGYITKAEMEEASKVKVTDGLKTATVQAMPYPAFMDAVVKEVEKELPDANIGSDGLEIYTTLDIEAQKAADRILDTNIINYPNDKFQGAFTFMDTKTGEVRAIGSGRGENKAVFKGHNMAIELDRAAGSTMKPIFDYGPAIEYLKWATYHQIDDSPFKYSTGQELRNADRSHLGPITMREALKMSRNVPAVKTAKEVGLNKSKEFSEKLGITFNKAPAESTAIGTNEVSPTEIAGAYATFGNGGKYTKPHFVKKVVYPDGKSQSFGQKPKQVIADSTAYMITDMLRSVVTSGTGTAANISSLDVAGKTGTTNYDSKQLAKFNIPESATRDSWFAGYTPQYTMAVWTGYMKDGKDEYISSKNTKIAQLIFKEMMSEFATDKSRFKMPSSVIQEGSELRIKGEKRDSSPNTSVPDTTEQPKQDQQQKTEEEKKQEELKKQEELKKQEEQKQQEELKKQEELKKQEEQKKQEEQKQQEEQKKQNEQNNGGGQGTTPPANNGGGQGNTTPPANNGGGQGNTTPPANNGGGQGNTTPPANNGGGQGNTTPPANNGGGQGNTTPPATTQPDTGGNAGEVPANNGQ
- a CDS encoding MFS transporter; the encoded protein is MERLWTKSFIQMTFAMLFLFTGFYLLVPTLPLFIKEIGGNESQVGLMMGMFTIAAVVIRPVIGGMLDRYGRRSFIIFGLIFFGLTMYSYNLASTIVLLAVLRVIHGVTWAVSTTAVGTAITDMIPDSRRGEGMGWYGMAMTIAMAIGPMIGLSVVQNYSFHGLFLLATLLSFMAVVLSLMTKMPFTAQKEKGKMQLFEKSVLSITIVVFFLSFAYGGITTFLPLFASSIDVNPGTFFLVYAVALTIIRPISGKLLDKFGEVFIILPALCITILAIVVLTLSNGLTGVMIAAILYGIGFGSAQPALQAAMLTIVDSSKRGVANASFFTAFDLGIGLGAILLGVVSQMFGYRILFAGSAISGLIALIIFIVLVKQRLSKKEFA
- a CDS encoding HesB/YadR/YfhF family protein, producing the protein MKISIDHKALQWFKEELRIKHGESIRFNVRYGGDSSIQPGYSLGIVAEKPDGGIVSVEKEGILFFVDVDDLWYFQNYDLVVDYHEETEEIQFNYVK
- the mmgD gene encoding citrate synthase, which codes for MMKAEEKFSPGLDGIVAAETKISFLDTVKGEIVIQGYDLIELSKTKEYLDIVHLLLEEHLPNEDEKATLENKLKEEYAVPEGVFNVLKALPKETHPMDGLRTGVSALAGYDNDIENRSLEVNKSRGYKLLSKVPNIVANSYHILNNEDPIEPLKELSYSANFFYMLTGKKPTELEEKIFDRSLVLYSEHEMPNSTFTARVIASTQSDLYGALTGAVASLKGSLHGGANEAVMYMLLEAGNVEKFEELLQKKLYNKEKIMGFGHRVYMKKMDPRALMMKEALKQLCDVKGDYTLYEMCEAGEKIMEKEKGIYPNLDYYAAPVYWMLGIPIQLYTPIFFSSRTVGLCAHVIEQHANNRLFRPRVNYIGERHVLSK
- the prpD gene encoding 2-methylcitrate dehydratase, with amino-acid sequence MIKTNEIKQKDALLEEITDYVLNKEVTSAEAFSTARYVLLDTLGCGILALQYPECTKLLGPVVPGTIVPNGTRVPGTSYVLDPVKGAFNIGCMIRWLDYNDTWLAAEWGHPSDNLGGILAVADYISRVRISEGKEPLKVREVLEMMIKAHEIQGVLALENSLNRVGLDHVLYVKVATTAVVAKMLGGTREEIFNALSHAWIDNSSLRTYRHAPNTGSRKSWAAGDATSRGVHLAMTALKGEMGYPTALSAPGWGFQDVLFNKQELKLARPLESYVMENVLFKVSYPAEFHAQTAAECAVKLHPEIKERLDEIDRITITTHESAIRIIDKEGPLNNPADRDHCLQYITAIGLLKGDIVANDYEDAVANDPRVDELRNKMVVVENKQYSLDYLDPNKRSIANAVQVHFKDGTVTESVECEYPLGHRFRRDEAIPKVVQKFTANMAGHYSNKQQEQIHEVCLNEEKLENMNVNEFVDLFLI